TGCAGGACCCGGACATCCACATTGTGGTGGAGGTGATGGGGGGCCTAGAGCCGGCGCGCAGTTTAATCCTACAGGCCATTCAGCAGGGCAAGCACGTGGTCACAGCCAACAAGGCGGTCCTGGCGCGCTATGGGTCAGAACTGTGGCAGGCGGCCCAGGAAAAAGGGGTGTATGTGCTGATGGAGGGGGCCGTTGGCGGGGGGATTCCCATCATTCATCCTTTGAAGCAGGCCCTGGGGGCCAACCGATTGACGCGGGTTTTGGGCATTGTCAACGGCACCACCAATTTCATCCTCACCCAGATGGAGGAAGGGGGGATGGATTTTGCCACGGCCCTGGCCACAGCCCAATCCCTAGGCTACGCCGAAGCGGACCCCCGGGCTGATGTGGATGGGGAAGACGCGGCGGACAAAATTGCCATCCTGGCGACCTTGGCGTTTGGGGTGCAGGTGGTGCGGGAGGAGGTTTACTGCGAGGGCATCGGCGGCATCGAACCCGTGGATTTGCAGTACGCCGAACGGTTGGGTTTTCGGGTGAAGTTACTGGCCCTGGCCCAGCGGCAGGGGGAATTTTTGGACATTCGTGTCCACCCCACCTTGATCCATCGCAGTCATCCGCTGGCGGCGGTTCAGGGGGTGCAAAACGCGATCGTTTTGGGGGGGGAGCCGGTAGGGGAGGTGATGCTCCAGGGGCCAGGGGCCGGGGCCGGGCCAACCGCCAGTGCTGTGGTGGGGGATATCGTGAATGTGGCAGCTACCCTGCGGGCCAATTCCGGGTATCATCCCTTGTTGGGGACCACCGGCACGGTGCCGACCCGACGTTTACCCATGGATGAGGTGCACACCCGTTTCTACACCCGTGTTTTGGCCCAGGACCGACCCGGG
This genomic window from Gloeomargarita sp. SRBZ-1_bins_9 contains:
- a CDS encoding homoserine dehydrogenase translates to MEKIHVGLLGLGTVGAGVAEILLDPQGRHPLLADLVLRRVGVRSLHKPRALHLPAGLLTTDLVGLVQDPDIHIVVEVMGGLEPARSLILQAIQQGKHVVTANKAVLARYGSELWQAAQEKGVYVLMEGAVGGGIPIIHPLKQALGANRLTRVLGIVNGTTNFILTQMEEGGMDFATALATAQSLGYAEADPRADVDGEDAADKIAILATLAFGVQVVREEVYCEGIGGIEPVDLQYAERLGFRVKLLALAQRQGEFLDIRVHPTLIHRSHPLAAVQGVQNAIVLGGEPVGEVMLQGPGAGAGPTASAVVGDIVNVAATLRANSGYHPLLGTTGTVPTRRLPMDEVHTRFYTRVLAQDRPGVIGQLGTSFGRHGVSLESVVQIGRREELAEIVVVTHQVREGDFWLALEEIRQCAAVTAIPTVLRVWS